The window CAATTGCCTGAAAGTTTCCCAAATTTTTCCGGATGACTACGACCCATCTCGGAAGAGTGGAATGGTAGATGCACCCTGATTGACGTTCCCTGGCTCACCGGTTTGAGTCGGGGATTTTTTTTTAATGGGAAGTAAGAACTGAGGGATTAAACTTAAAAACGGTATTCAAGGCGGAAGGATGAAGCAAGAAAGTCCTATTTCATCCGACTTAAAGGGAGTTTGAGGCTCCCGCCCTGTCAAGAGCTACCCAACAAGGCTGGTCGGTAGGGTTCTCTAACCCAAAAGGTCTCCGGACTTTATACTTCATACTTTACCCTTCCTACTTCAGATAAATTTTTTTTGCCTAATACCTCGTTCACTATTGTAGGGCGCAAAGACCAAGCTGTCTGAGCGCACTTTGTCAAGCTGTCTACTCCGCTACAAAAAACCTGCCCACCCAACAATGGCTGGGTAGGCGAGTTTTCACACGGGTGTGAGCGAGTACCGTGTTTCTGATTGGCTTTCCGCTCACAAGATTAATGTAGAGAATCGGTCGTATCCCGACTCTCTCGACTAATCGAGTACCTTAAAAGACTTGACTTCCAGAACTGGGCCAATCATGGCGATGGTCATCACGTCATCTCGTACCTGTCCTTCAACCTTGACCTTGAGGTCAGATTTCTTTAACTCATCCGGGGCATCCTTCAGTTCATAAGTTTCCCCAGAGTCGCTAACCAGTGCCCAAGTACCTGTCCCTAGTCCTTTGCGTTCGATAACACCTTTTACACTAATACTCATGCTTTTTGCATTTCTCCTTTCGAGGCTAGATAGGCCAGTCCAAAGCACAGGAGGGCATTGGCAACGAGGAAGACGCGAGCAACAACACCACTACCCAACCACAAGAGGCTGGGTGACATCACGGCACTCACCGCCAAACAACTAGCAACACCGAGGGCAGACCCAATTGCTACCCACTTCCATTCTTTATGTCCGAGCAGCAACGTCACTAAGATAAAGGGAATCAGCACGCTGGCAAAAATTGGGTTGAGCATACTGCTACCTTGAATGGCGCTACCCAGTTCGGGAATGGAACTGCCCATCACTCGGAACGGCCATTGCGGTAAGTCAAAGATATAAAGACCACGCAGGACAAACAATCCAGAACTGCCTGCCACTAACCCGGTGGTGAGTGACAAACCCCAGAACGGTAAGTAATTCCGCAGGAACCATGCCAGAAGATAAGAACCCAGAACCATCGCGATTTTAGGTAGTAACATCACGGTTCCGCCGTCAATCCAGAAACGAGGATTGAGATAACCGTTATCCCGTAACCAGCGGAAGAAGTCCTTGAAGGTGATTTGTCCTTTGATTGCCAACTTCACAGCCGCAGCAGCATCCAGATGACCGGCACCAAAGTGATTGAGGGGGTCTTGTTGAATTACTCGTGCTGATTTTGTCAAAACATCGGCAATTTCATCCGGTTCTTGGATACCCGCCGCTTTAATTAAAGCTGCCACTCCGGCAACGTGGGGAGAGGCCATACTGGTTCCTTGCAAGCCAGCGAAAATGGGTTCACCAGTTTGTGGGTCAATAGTCTCTTGTAAAATCTTACCGACTTCGCTACCGCCAGGTGCTGAGATATCCACACCTGCGCCAAAGTTGGAGTAGGGGGCTTTAACTCCAGCCGAATCCAGAGCGGAAACGCCGATAACATGAGGATAGCGGGCGGGGTAAGAAGCTGAATTGTCATTGGAATTACCAGCCGCTGCGATGATGACAACTCCTTTTTGATGGGCGTAGTCAATCGCTTCTTTCATCAACTGACTTTCACCGCCGCCACCGAGACTCATATTAATCACATCCGCACCGTTGTCAGCGGCAAAGCGAATCGATTCGGCAATATCCGCTACTGTACCGCCGCCACTGCCACTCAATACTTTTAACGGCATTAGAGTTGCTTCATAAGCAATCCCGGCAACACCATAATTGTTGTTGGTGGATTGAGCGACTGTCCCAGCAACGTGAGTACCATGACCATTGTCATCGAATGCTTCGATTTGGTCGTTGACGAAGTCGTAACCTTTGACAAACTGGGTATCTTTTAAATCGGGGACAGGGCTAATGCCGGTGTCAATGACTGCAACTGTGACACCACTGCCCTTTGTATCGTCCCATGCCGATTCAACATTAATCTGCCTTAGGTTCCACTGTTGACCGTAGTCGGGGTCGTTGGGTACGTCGAAGGCTTTGTAGATATAGTTCGGTTCAATAAATTCCGTCAGCTTGCCGAAACCTAACTTTTTCAGTTTACTGATGGTTTGGCGATCGCCTCTGGCAATATAGACATGATCAGGAGCTGAAAATTCACTATTCAGGCGAGGTTCCAGTCCGTACTGTGCAGCCAGTAAATTGACTTTCGCCGCAATCTCAGCCGCTGGCACATCTTCCCGAAAGTCCAGCACAATCGACTCATACTCTCCCTGATTCGCTAAACCCTTAAAGTTAAATGGGGCAAAAAGCAGCCCCAATATAAACAAACACGCTATCAAAAACTTTCTCATGGCAACCCGTCCGCTGTCGCGCCAGTTTAACCACTACCATAGCTCATGTGCCTCCTGGTGAGATCTGATGTTGCATTATGTTTAACGTTGATAGGCTAGAAGCAAAAGTGCCAATCAAGGGTAGGCTGAAGAGAAGTGCAATTACTGTTGCTACAGGGTGGGAAAAATAACCCAAGATGGAACGCGGTTTACTCTGGTTACCTTTACTAGCAGTCTTTATCTGGCTGGCTTGGTCAGGTTGGAACGAATACCAAAAAGTCGAAGCCTATCG of the Allocoleopsis franciscana PCC 7113 genome contains:
- a CDS encoding S8 family peptidase translates to MRKFLIACLFILGLLFAPFNFKGLANQGEYESIVLDFREDVPAAEIAAKVNLLAAQYGLEPRLNSEFSAPDHVYIARGDRQTISKLKKLGFGKLTEFIEPNYIYKAFDVPNDPDYGQQWNLRQINVESAWDDTKGSGVTVAVIDTGISPVPDLKDTQFVKGYDFVNDQIEAFDDNGHGTHVAGTVAQSTNNNYGVAGIAYEATLMPLKVLSGSGGGTVADIAESIRFAADNGADVINMSLGGGGESQLMKEAIDYAHQKGVVIIAAAGNSNDNSASYPARYPHVIGVSALDSAGVKAPYSNFGAGVDISAPGGSEVGKILQETIDPQTGEPIFAGLQGTSMASPHVAGVAALIKAAGIQEPDEIADVLTKSARVIQQDPLNHFGAGHLDAAAAVKLAIKGQITFKDFFRWLRDNGYLNPRFWIDGGTVMLLPKIAMVLGSYLLAWFLRNYLPFWGLSLTTGLVAGSSGLFVLRGLYIFDLPQWPFRVMGSSIPELGSAIQGSSMLNPIFASVLIPFILVTLLLGHKEWKWVAIGSALGVASCLAVSAVMSPSLLWLGSGVVARVFLVANALLCFGLAYLASKGEMQKA